From Camelus dromedarius isolate mCamDro1 chromosome X, mCamDro1.pat, whole genome shotgun sequence, one genomic window encodes:
- the LOC105103245 gene encoding LOW QUALITY PROTEIN: transcription elongation factor A protein-like 3 (The sequence of the model RefSeq protein was modified relative to this genomic sequence to represent the inferred CDS: deleted 1 base in 1 codon), whose amino-acid sequence MLFKDLRCARSACLFPALCKARKGGTSPESLQDRKRRRHLNMEKLCNENEGKLESEGKPEDEVEPENEGKSDEEEKLKVEGKSEHARKLQNEGRPEDEGSPYGKGKQEKQGKSEAEGKPYSEGKPESQAKPESEPRAAEKRPAEDYVPRKAKRKTDRGTDDSPKNRQEDLQERHLGSEEMMRECGDMSRAQEELRKKQKMSGFHWMQRDVQDPFTQGGNGVSGE is encoded by the exons ATGCTGTTCAAGGACCTGAGATGCGCCAG GTCTGCCTGTCTGTTCCCAGCACTCTGCAAGGCTAGAAAAGGAGGAACCAGTCCAGAATCCCTGCAG GACAGGAAAAGGAGGCGACATCTAAACATGGAAAAACTCTGcaatgaaaatgaaggaaagctGGAAAGCGAGGGAAAGCCAGAAGATGAAGTAGAGCCTGAAAATGAAGGGAAGTCAGATGAGGAAGAAAAGCTGAAAGTGGAGGGGAAGTCAGAACATGCGCGAAAGCTCCAGAATGAGGGACGGCCAGAAGATGAGGGATCACCATATGGTAAGGGGAAGCAAGAAAAGCAGGGAAAGTCTGAAGCCGAGGGAAAACCATACAGTGAGGGCAAGCCTGAATCCCAGGCAAAGCCAGAGAGTGAGCCACGGGCTGCCGAAAAGCGCCCGGCTGAAGATTATGTGCCCCGGAAAGCTAAAAGAAAAACGGACAGGGGGACGGACGATTCCCCCAAGAACCGTCAGGAGGACTTACAGGAAAGGCATTTGGGCAGTGAGGAGATGATGAGAGAATGTGGAGATATGTCACGGGCTCAGGAGGagctaaggaaaaaacagaaaatgagtgGCTTTCATTGGATGCAAAGAGATGTACAGGATCCCTTCACC CAAGGGGGCAACGGGGTGTCAGGGGAATGA
- the TCEAL1 gene encoding transcription elongation factor A protein-like 1: MEKACKEPEEQPQSSPKTDEEQTAEEQSPEKTSTEEPSSEEQSSEEEFFPEELLPELLPEMLVSEERPPQERLSRKDLFEERPPMEQPPCGVGKHKLEEGSFKERLARSRPQFRGDIHGRNLSNEEMIKVAEEMEEMKRVRNKLMIMHWKARRNRPYPI; this comes from the coding sequence ATGGAAAAAGCCTGCAAAGAGCCTGAAGAGCAGCCACAGAGCTCGCCCAAGACGGATGAGGAGCAGACTGCTGAAGAGCAGTCTCCCGAAAAGACGTCTACGGAGGAGCCGTCTTCGGAGGAGCAATCCTCGGAGGAGGAGTTCTTTCCCGAGGAACTCCTTCCTGAGCTCCTTCCTGAGATGCTCGTGTCCGAGGAGCGCCCTCCTCAGGAGCGCCTGTCTAGGAAGGACCTGTTTGAGGAGCGTCCTCCCATGGAGCAGCCTCCTTGCGGAGTGGGCAAACATAAGCTAGAGGAAGGCAGCTTTAAAGAAAGGCTGGCTCGCTCTCGCCCGCAGTTCAGAGGGGACATACATGGCAGAAATTTAAGCAACGAGGAGATGATAAAGGTCGCAGAGGAGATGGAAGAGATGAAGAGGGTACGAAACAAATTGATGATCATGCATTGGAAGGCAAGACGGAACCGCCCTTACCCTATTTAA